A genomic stretch from Antarcticibacterium flavum includes:
- a CDS encoding metal-dependent hydrolase, translating into MKITFYGHNTFGIKIGDINLLVDPFITGNENSKDKIDINDLKADYILLTHAHQDHILDAEAIAKNTGAIIVSNFEIATHYENKGFEVHPMNHGGSWDFDFGTVKYVNAIHTSSFPDGSYGGQPGGFVIESEHKNIYIAGDTALTMDMKLIPMRTNLDLAILPIGDNFTMGIEDAIVASDFVECDKIIGCHYDTFGYIEIDHEEAKRKFYEKGKDLMLLEIGESIEL; encoded by the coding sequence ATGAAGATCACTTTCTACGGGCACAATACCTTCGGGATAAAAATTGGGGATATCAATCTTCTGGTAGACCCCTTTATCACCGGGAACGAAAACTCTAAAGACAAGATTGATATAAATGATCTAAAGGCAGATTACATCCTTCTTACCCACGCGCACCAGGACCACATCCTGGATGCGGAAGCCATAGCCAAAAATACTGGTGCGATTATAGTAAGCAACTTTGAGATAGCCACCCATTATGAAAACAAGGGATTTGAAGTGCATCCTATGAATCACGGCGGCAGCTGGGATTTTGATTTTGGAACGGTAAAATATGTCAATGCCATTCACACCAGTTCTTTTCCAGATGGAAGTTACGGAGGGCAACCCGGCGGATTTGTAATTGAGAGTGAGCATAAGAATATTTACATAGCAGGAGATACTGCGCTAACTATGGACATGAAATTGATCCCAATGAGGACCAATCTCGACCTGGCAATCCTTCCAATAGGAGATAATTTCACTATGGGCATTGAGGATGCCATTGTAGCCAGCGATTTCGTGGAATGCGATAAGATCATAGGCTGCCATTATGATACTTTTGGATATATTGAAATAGATCACGAAGAGGCCAAAAGAAAATTTTATGAAAAGGGAAAAGATCTTATGTTGCTGGAAATAGGAGAAAGTATTGAACTTTAA
- a CDS encoding o-succinylbenzoate synthase — translation MQATYHKYILNFKRPSGTSRGVLNNKETWFLILEQDGRRGIGECGILRSLSIDDRPDYEDKLRWVCDNIDLGENVLWEQLREFPSIQFGVEMAFRSLEASSPFILFPSAFTEGREAIPINGLVWMGKKEYMKQQIEEKISAGFSCIKMKIGAIDFQAELELLKYIRSQFTAEEIELRVDANGAFSPAEALEKLKRLSQFNIHSIEQPIKQGNWAVMADLCENTPIPIALDEELIGITDVTKKVELLQTISPQYLIFKPSLIGGIRGTGEWIDLAAQEKIDWWVTSALESNVGLNAISQWTFTTGNQMPQGLGTGGLYTNNFESPLQVKQGKISYDPKSSWDFNL, via the coding sequence ATGCAGGCAACATACCATAAGTATATATTAAATTTTAAACGCCCCAGCGGAACTTCGCGGGGCGTTCTTAATAATAAGGAGACCTGGTTCCTAATCCTGGAACAGGATGGCCGGCGCGGCATAGGCGAGTGCGGGATATTGCGCTCCCTTAGCATTGATGACAGGCCAGATTATGAGGATAAACTTCGCTGGGTTTGTGACAATATAGATTTAGGTGAAAATGTGCTGTGGGAGCAACTTCGGGAATTCCCCAGCATCCAATTTGGAGTCGAAATGGCCTTCAGGTCCCTGGAAGCCTCCAGTCCTTTTATTCTTTTCCCTTCAGCTTTTACTGAAGGGAGGGAAGCAATCCCTATCAACGGGCTTGTATGGATGGGAAAGAAGGAGTACATGAAGCAGCAAATCGAAGAAAAGATTTCAGCAGGATTTAGTTGTATTAAAATGAAAATTGGGGCTATAGATTTTCAAGCTGAATTGGAGCTGCTAAAATATATTCGTTCACAATTTACTGCTGAAGAGATCGAACTACGGGTAGATGCAAATGGCGCCTTCTCCCCGGCTGAAGCATTGGAGAAGCTAAAAAGATTAAGCCAATTTAACATCCACAGTATAGAGCAGCCCATAAAACAAGGCAACTGGGCTGTAATGGCAGATCTTTGCGAGAACACTCCCATTCCCATAGCCCTGGATGAGGAATTAATAGGAATTACAGATGTAACTAAAAAAGTCGAATTGCTACAAACTATAAGTCCGCAATACCTCATTTTTAAGCCCAGCCTCATTGGCGGAATTAGGGGAACCGGGGAATGGATAGATCTGGCTGCACAGGAAAAGATCGACTGGTGGGTAACCAGTGCCCTGGAAAGCAATGTGGGGTTAAATGCCATAAGCCAGTGGACCTTTACCACCGGTAACCAAATGCCGCAGGGCCTGGGAACCGGGGGATTGTATACCAATAATTTTGAAAGTCCGTTGCAGGTGAAACAAGGAAAAATAAGCTATGATCCAAAATCCTCCTGGGATTTTAATTTATAA
- a CDS encoding CPBP family intramembrane glutamic endopeptidase: MYIQQAFKYQYEFWRYLVGIFVVIAAVFAGQMPLLVAVFLKAGFDLEGMDETQVMQVLDSNLSLFLMLLTFAVALVGLLFAVKFIHSQPFTALTTARKKIDWSRFFFAFGLVAVFSISVTLFDYFTNPEDYVVNFQPTPFFIMLAIAVVMVPLQTSFEEYFFRGYLMQGLGTLVRNRWVPLFITSVIFGGLHFFNPEVTKLGNIIMIYYIGTGFLLGIMTLMDDGLELALGFHAGNNLITAVLVTADWTAFQTNSVLKDISEPSAGLDVIIPVLVIYPIFLFIMARKYNWKNWGQRLFGKVEKPEVLKPSELG, from the coding sequence ATGTATATACAACAAGCATTTAAATATCAATATGAATTTTGGCGGTACCTGGTAGGGATCTTTGTGGTGATCGCAGCTGTTTTTGCCGGTCAAATGCCCTTATTGGTCGCGGTTTTTCTAAAAGCAGGTTTCGACCTTGAAGGAATGGATGAGACCCAGGTCATGCAGGTCCTGGATTCAAACCTTTCCCTGTTTCTTATGCTGCTTACCTTTGCGGTAGCACTGGTAGGGCTTTTGTTTGCAGTAAAATTTATTCACAGCCAGCCTTTTACTGCTCTTACCACTGCAAGGAAAAAGATAGACTGGAGCAGGTTCTTCTTTGCATTTGGACTGGTTGCCGTCTTTTCAATTTCGGTTACTTTATTTGATTATTTCACGAACCCTGAAGATTATGTAGTCAATTTCCAGCCAACACCATTTTTTATTATGCTTGCCATAGCTGTGGTCATGGTGCCACTGCAAACCAGTTTTGAGGAATATTTTTTTCGGGGATATTTAATGCAGGGGCTTGGAACCCTGGTTCGCAACAGGTGGGTTCCACTTTTTATTACCTCGGTAATTTTCGGCGGGCTTCATTTTTTCAATCCTGAGGTTACCAAACTTGGTAATATTATAATGATCTACTACATAGGAACCGGATTCCTGCTGGGCATCATGACACTTATGGATGACGGGCTGGAGCTGGCCCTGGGATTTCATGCAGGAAATAACCTTATAACTGCCGTACTTGTTACGGCAGACTGGACTGCATTTCAAACCAATTCAGTCTTAAAAGATATTTCTGAGCCTTCTGCAGGCCTGGATGTTATAATCCCTGTTTTGGTGATATACCCTATTTTCCTCTTTATTATGGCGAGAAAATATAACTGGAAAAATTGGGGACAAAGGCTTTTCGGGAAAGTAGAAAAGCCCGAAGTGTTAAAACCTTCAGAATTAGGTTAA
- a CDS encoding AMP-binding protein translates to MNEKFDVPEVHPNFKINKIHFTISDLRKVAYNYIKEGEPYEGLVGDFILDWVKPSLYLDVQTSGSTGKPKKLRIRKDHMINSALATGKFFELPEKSTVLLCLPANYIAGKMMIVRAMVLGWELDMVPPSSNPLDQVFKTYDFCAMTPFQLDNSLGRLHLIKKLIVGGGAVSPHLQNKVQDLTTKVYETFGMTETVSHIAAKRLNPTNKKNKPIPFKVLPDIGISTDERGCLVVKAPKVAEDIVVTNDVVEIVTYKKFFWKGRIDNVVNSGGVKLHPEEIELKLNETIDRRFFVTGLPDDALGEKLVLFVEADFSEELLAQLEEDIKNLKSLEKFEVPKKIYLVQKFEETPNGKIHRENTVKSRNK, encoded by the coding sequence ATGAATGAAAAATTTGACGTCCCGGAGGTGCATCCCAACTTTAAGATCAATAAGATCCATTTTACTATCTCCGATCTCCGTAAGGTTGCTTATAATTATATAAAAGAAGGAGAGCCTTATGAAGGCCTTGTTGGAGATTTTATCCTTGACTGGGTAAAACCCTCACTTTACCTTGATGTGCAGACCTCTGGCTCTACAGGGAAGCCCAAGAAATTACGCATAAGAAAAGACCATATGATAAACTCTGCCCTGGCTACAGGGAAGTTCTTTGAACTGCCAGAGAAGTCGACGGTACTTTTGTGCCTTCCTGCAAATTATATTGCGGGGAAGATGATGATAGTACGGGCAATGGTCCTGGGCTGGGAACTTGATATGGTACCGCCATCTTCCAATCCCCTGGACCAGGTATTTAAAACCTACGATTTTTGTGCGATGACTCCTTTCCAACTGGATAACTCACTGGGGAGGTTGCATTTGATCAAAAAATTAATAGTTGGTGGCGGTGCAGTTTCTCCTCACTTACAAAACAAAGTGCAGGATCTAACTACAAAGGTCTATGAGACTTTTGGTATGACAGAGACCGTTTCACATATCGCAGCCAAAAGACTTAATCCAACAAATAAGAAAAATAAACCTATTCCTTTCAAGGTGTTGCCCGATATAGGTATTTCTACAGATGAGCGCGGCTGCCTGGTGGTTAAGGCTCCAAAGGTTGCAGAAGATATAGTGGTAACCAATGATGTAGTTGAGATCGTAACTTATAAGAAGTTCTTCTGGAAGGGCAGGATAGATAACGTCGTTAATTCGGGAGGGGTAAAATTGCATCCGGAGGAAATAGAATTAAAGCTGAATGAAACAATCGACAGGAGGTTCTTCGTGACGGGGTTACCAGATGATGCCCTGGGGGAGAAACTGGTGCTATTTGTGGAAGCCGATTTCTCTGAAGAATTGCTTGCCCAGCTTGAGGAGGATATTAAAAACTTAAAGAGTCTTGAAAAATTCGAAGTGCCGAAAAAAATCTACCTGGTCCAGAAGTTTGAAGAGACACCCAATGGTAAGATCCATAGGGAGAATACGGTGAAAAGCCGCAATAAATAA